The following is a genomic window from Synergistaceae bacterium.
CATCACGCAGAACAATTTTTTTACCCCTGTTAATATCCGTAGCTACTGCTGCATAAGGGATCGGCAGATTATAAAAATTTGTCTCCGTTACGTGTTTCATCAGCTGTGAAAAATAAGTGTATAATTTATCGCCGGTTAATAAACCTTTCGGACCTTTCTCGCCGTTACGTCTTGTATAAGTCAATGCCGGCATAGTGCTAGTTTTTGCGCGTACGTCATTCCCGGAAAAAACAAACATCGGGCCGGTGTTCTCCGACAATAACGACGGCAAATCTAAATCAGCTATAATCTTGTGCATTTCTTGAGTACTGTAGCCGCTCGCACGCAATGCACCCATTAACGCGCCCATACTTGTCCCGACTATGCCTACGATTTGAACGCCGTTTTTCTCAAGAGCTTCCATTACTCCTAAATGTGCAAATCCCTTAGTGCCGCCTCCCGATAAAACAAGAATGATTCCTGCATAACTTGTAAACGGAGTCAAAGCAATCATTACAGCAGCAATCAAGATATATAAAAACTTTCTTAGCTTGGACATGTAATATATTTCTCCCCTAATAAATATTTTATGTCAAAAAACGGCTCCGGCACATTTCCGGCCAGAACCGTTTAAAATTTTAATCGCGCGTTATTATTACAGGTCAATCAATCTTGAAGGACAATACAAGATAAAGCCCCCCAGAAGGCTCAAGCGAAAACGGTAATGTAAAACTTTTCATGCCTTGATCCTCTTTTGTTACGTTCCTGATATTTTCTCCGATTATTAACTGCGGCGGCGTTACGTCGACTGTACCTAATGCACTTTGCACAAGGGCACGGCCTCCGATCATGTTTGAAAGCTCGCCAATTACGCTCATTGAGACATCATCGCCGATTACCGGTTTAATCATTCCGCCCGACATCGCTGTAATAATATTTTCGAAGCCTTCTTTGTTGAGCATTATATTTACTGTCCCTCTTGAGCCTGCACCTACAACACCTATTATTGCCGCTGTGCAGATATTCTCGACCTTTATGCCCGGAGATACTTTCGATTTGTTGAGGGTGATATTAAGCCCCACCTCTCGCCCTACGGAAAGAACTGCCGACGCAAAACTATTCACGAGAGCGACAAGTTTATCCATACCGGCCATTGTTAAATTAATCTCCCTCCCTGTAATGATTGTCTATAAATTGAGTTTACATTATTATAGCTTATTCTCGTTTATATCTCTATATTTTGCAATGCCCGTAATGCAATTATATACGCGGCCAAGTCATCAAGAACTCTATTAGGAACGCGCAAACCTTCAGGAATCAA
Proteins encoded in this region:
- a CDS encoding chemotaxis protein CheX: MDKLVALVNSFASAVLSVGREVGLNITLNKSKVSPGIKVENICTAAIIGVVGAGSRGTVNIMLNKEGFENIITAMSGGMIKPVIGDDVSMSVIGELSNMIGGRALVQSALGTVDVTPPQLIIGENIRNVTKEDQGMKSFTLPFSLEPSGGLYLVLSFKID